The following coding sequences lie in one Candidatus Nitrospira allomarina genomic window:
- a CDS encoding response regulator transcription factor has translation MPKGKVTESESTEELLESNSEGQSLTARQKEILSLVAQGFTNREIGEKLDISVRTVEVHRFNLMRRLRVRNVAQLLRQAIALRIIPQGPATPTTKT, from the coding sequence ATGCCAAAAGGGAAAGTGACTGAATCGGAATCAACAGAAGAACTCTTGGAATCAAATTCCGAGGGACAATCTCTCACCGCTCGCCAAAAGGAAATCTTGAGCCTGGTGGCTCAAGGCTTTACCAATCGTGAAATTGGTGAAAAGCTCGACATTAGCGTGCGAACGGTTGAAGTCCACCGCTTCAATTTGATGCGCCGCTTACGTGTCAGAAACGTGGCCCAATTACTCCGGCAAGCCATTGCGCTTCGTATCATCCCCCAAGGCCCAGCGACTCCGACCACAAAGACCTGA
- the bioB gene encoding biotin synthase BioB has translation MTAFQNLADRVLEGIVPSREEGLAILDTPQDKLLDLINAAYRIRSRYFGNTIRLQMLLNAKSGACQEDCHYCSQSTISTAPIERYALVSPGKMLEGARRAAQAKAQRYCIVISGRSPLQSEITHITSAVKQIKEELPIQICCSLGLLNGEQAIQLKAAGVDRINHNLNTSEAYHPAICTTHSYQDRLDTLKHARAAGLELCSGGIVGMGEGDEDLVDLALALQDIQPDSIPLNMLYPVEGTPFDEMKNLTPVRCLKILCLFRFFHPKTEIRAAGGREKNLRSLQPLALYVADSLFVDGYLTTPGLAHQEVWKMIEDLGFTVEVKYEGTEAEKAETCSS, from the coding sequence ATGACCGCATTTCAAAATTTGGCAGATCGGGTGCTGGAGGGAATCGTCCCAAGCCGGGAGGAAGGCTTGGCCATTCTGGACACACCTCAGGACAAACTGCTCGATCTGATCAATGCGGCCTATCGGATTCGGTCACGATATTTTGGCAACACCATCCGCCTGCAAATGCTGCTCAATGCCAAAAGCGGAGCCTGTCAGGAAGATTGTCACTATTGTTCCCAATCAACCATTTCCACCGCCCCAATCGAGCGGTACGCACTCGTCTCTCCGGGAAAAATGCTGGAAGGCGCTCGACGGGCTGCACAGGCCAAAGCTCAGCGGTATTGCATCGTAATCAGTGGCCGCTCCCCGTTACAATCAGAAATCACACACATCACCAGCGCCGTCAAACAAATTAAAGAGGAACTGCCGATTCAAATCTGCTGTTCACTAGGCCTGTTGAATGGCGAACAGGCCATCCAGTTAAAGGCGGCTGGAGTCGATCGCATCAACCATAATCTCAACACCAGTGAAGCGTATCACCCTGCTATTTGCACGACACACTCCTACCAGGATCGTCTCGACACCCTGAAACATGCCCGCGCAGCCGGATTGGAACTCTGTAGCGGAGGTATCGTCGGCATGGGCGAGGGGGACGAAGATTTGGTGGATCTGGCCCTGGCGTTACAGGACATCCAACCCGATTCCATTCCATTAAACATGTTGTACCCGGTCGAAGGCACACCATTTGACGAAATGAAAAACCTCACACCGGTCCGTTGCTTAAAAATCCTCTGTCTCTTCAGATTCTTCCACCCCAAAACGGAAATACGGGCAGCCGGAGGACGCGAAAAAAATCTCCGCTCGCTCCAACCCTTAGCGCTCTATGTCGCTGACTCCCTTTTCGTGGACGGCTATTTGACCACCCCGGGCCTTGCCCATCAGGAAGTCTGGAAAATGATCGAAGACCTGGGCTTTACCGTGGAAGTGAAGTACGAGGGGACTGAAGCCGAAAAAGCTGAAACCTGCTCATCCTGA
- the nadD gene encoding nicotinate-nucleotide adenylyltransferase, whose amino-acid sequence MFIGLLGGAFNPIHNGHLHIAQYVYSTIQLDRIIFIPTGDPPHKPSASLAPAHHRLAMVQQAVAPFPYCTVSDYEIQSEAVSYSVDTVTHFKNECPEGTELGFIVGLDAFLDFCSWRQVDHLLTLCHFIVCSRPGVAFTQLQALPFLPATKPQAFQSLDQQNTNRLDMLLPSGKTIFLLSVPPCEISASTIREQLASGSRVSQWLPPTVESYIIRHRLYQWPV is encoded by the coding sequence ATGTTTATCGGCCTCTTGGGCGGCGCATTCAACCCCATCCATAATGGGCATTTGCATATTGCCCAGTATGTCTACAGCACGATCCAGCTCGATCGCATAATTTTCATTCCGACAGGGGATCCTCCACACAAACCATCGGCCTCCCTAGCGCCAGCCCATCACCGTTTAGCAATGGTGCAGCAAGCAGTTGCCCCGTTTCCCTACTGCACGGTATCCGATTACGAAATTCAATCTGAGGCAGTGTCCTACAGTGTCGACACCGTCACTCATTTCAAAAATGAATGCCCCGAGGGAACGGAGTTGGGGTTTATTGTGGGGCTTGATGCTTTTCTGGATTTCTGCAGTTGGAGGCAGGTGGATCATTTGCTCACCCTGTGTCATTTTATTGTCTGCTCGAGACCTGGGGTTGCCTTCACGCAACTTCAAGCCCTGCCGTTCCTTCCTGCGACAAAGCCTCAAGCATTTCAAAGCCTTGACCAACAAAACACGAACCGTCTGGACATGCTTCTTCCTTCCGGTAAGACCATTTTTCTCCTGTCCGTACCACCGTGCGAGATCTCGGCCTCGACAATTCGAGAGCAACTGGCCAGTGGTTCCCGCGTCAGCCAGTGGTTGCCGCCCACGGTAGAGTCCTATATAATTCGCCATCGATTGTACCAATGGCCCGTCTAA
- a CDS encoding ABC transporter permease, with protein sequence MIRILLLLVLDHVRHRPFRAFLTVVGVAIGVSAWLAIRLANGAVYQSFEDSVASVVGEASITLSRGSEGMDESIIEEIQRFPGVQSAQPVLKIESIIKEGPSMGHTLVIWGVDLLDYEELMPSGDSTNAITDNQWKQVFSPQTIFLGEEFAGELGLREGQTLIVTSQGLSHDLIVGGLLRSSDALLQGTERQAIMDIAAAQWLFGWLGRLHSIAVVPEPAVAGTTLIHALQKVVPSDIRMSQSSRRTEQVESMLKAFQFNLTMLSGIALLVGVFLVYNTMAFSVAHHRREIGILRALGMERRAITGLFLLESGLLGLVGGVLGCWFGVFLAGGLTTLIGQSVGELYGITSLAVSQMHPWLLVEAIGIGVGVSLLGALRPSWDASTIAPVQALSVGQSEDEESVSYRKSGWIAMIAFGGSAALSTMAPVDGIPVGGYAAAFCLLVGGTALGPVLCGVVHGWRRTWQSGRWGLLPSLAAEQISRNPGRTSVTMAAIVVGLAIMVGVGIMIQSFRNTVDIWIEQTMLADIIVAPVSWLGEQEGGNGKPALPLALVRTVMMVPGVEAVDPYMETMGEVSGESVSLVARDMALHAARSQYLFVTGDSTPILQETIEGEGVIVSEVLAGRLGLAVGRHIEVKTSSGQQAFPVKGIFYDYATDGGKVVMDDQLFRRYWGESDATVFAVYLKAGLALPVVRREIEQVLKNEVPIVTISNGELKTEILEIFDRTFRVTYVLELIALSVAVLGIINTLMTAITERRRELATLRALGVSRPQIQGLIFWESFYVAGLGAGLGILVGLALSVLLINVINKQSFGWTIQFTLPWETLGMALLVALLAALLGAWGPARWAGRQVIAEDLRYE encoded by the coding sequence ATGATACGAATTCTTCTTCTATTGGTCCTTGACCATGTGCGCCATCGGCCCTTCCGAGCCTTTCTCACAGTGGTCGGGGTGGCGATCGGGGTTTCGGCCTGGTTGGCCATTCGCCTGGCCAATGGCGCAGTGTATCAATCCTTTGAGGATTCGGTGGCGTCCGTTGTTGGAGAGGCGTCCATCACCCTATCACGTGGGTCGGAGGGGATGGATGAGTCGATTATTGAGGAGATTCAACGTTTTCCCGGGGTCCAATCGGCCCAGCCCGTTCTGAAAATTGAGTCCATAATCAAAGAAGGCCCCTCCATGGGTCACACGCTCGTGATTTGGGGAGTCGATCTTCTGGACTATGAGGAGCTGATGCCATCGGGGGATTCGACAAATGCGATCACGGACAATCAATGGAAACAGGTGTTTTCGCCGCAGACAATCTTTTTGGGGGAAGAGTTTGCCGGGGAATTAGGGTTGCGCGAAGGGCAGACACTGATTGTGACGAGTCAGGGTCTTTCCCATGATCTGATCGTGGGGGGTCTGTTGAGGTCCTCCGACGCCCTTCTCCAAGGCACCGAACGACAGGCGATCATGGATATTGCCGCCGCCCAATGGTTGTTCGGTTGGTTGGGGCGTCTGCATTCCATTGCCGTAGTTCCTGAACCTGCGGTGGCCGGGACCACGCTCATCCATGCCTTACAAAAGGTCGTGCCATCGGATATTCGAATGAGTCAATCCTCCCGACGGACGGAGCAAGTGGAATCGATGTTGAAAGCCTTCCAGTTTAATCTCACCATGCTCAGTGGAATTGCGCTGTTAGTGGGAGTGTTTCTGGTCTATAACACGATGGCATTTTCGGTGGCACACCATCGTCGGGAGATTGGCATTCTCAGGGCACTCGGCATGGAACGGCGAGCCATCACGGGATTGTTTCTCTTGGAGTCGGGTCTGCTCGGCCTTGTGGGTGGAGTCTTGGGCTGCTGGTTCGGCGTCTTCCTGGCCGGCGGATTGACGACGCTCATCGGGCAAAGCGTCGGCGAATTATACGGGATCACGTCTTTGGCGGTGTCACAGATGCATCCCTGGCTGTTGGTGGAAGCGATAGGGATTGGGGTCGGGGTTTCCCTTCTGGGAGCACTCCGCCCTTCCTGGGATGCCAGCACGATTGCCCCGGTCCAAGCCTTGTCGGTAGGCCAATCCGAAGATGAAGAATCTGTTTCGTATAGGAAGTCAGGGTGGATCGCGATGATCGCCTTTGGTGGGAGTGCCGCCTTGAGTACTATGGCTCCCGTGGACGGTATTCCGGTCGGCGGGTATGCCGCGGCATTTTGTCTTCTGGTGGGAGGAACGGCCCTGGGGCCTGTGCTCTGTGGAGTGGTGCATGGGTGGAGGAGAACATGGCAAAGCGGGCGATGGGGCCTCCTTCCGTCCCTCGCGGCGGAACAAATCAGCCGCAATCCCGGTCGGACCAGTGTGACCATGGCCGCGATTGTCGTCGGTCTTGCCATTATGGTTGGGGTGGGCATCATGATCCAGAGTTTCCGGAATACGGTAGACATCTGGATTGAGCAAACGATGCTGGCGGATATCATCGTGGCGCCGGTGTCCTGGCTAGGGGAACAGGAGGGCGGGAACGGCAAGCCCGCTCTGCCATTGGCTCTGGTCAGGACCGTGATGATGGTCCCAGGGGTCGAGGCGGTTGATCCCTACATGGAAACCATGGGTGAGGTTTCAGGGGAGTCGGTGTCCTTGGTCGCACGCGACATGGCCCTTCATGCCGCTCGCAGCCAATATCTGTTTGTGACAGGTGATTCCACTCCCATTTTACAAGAAACGATCGAAGGTGAAGGCGTGATTGTGTCTGAGGTATTAGCCGGGCGGCTGGGGCTGGCGGTAGGAAGGCACATTGAAGTGAAGACGTCTTCAGGACAACAGGCATTTCCGGTTAAGGGCATTTTTTATGATTATGCCACCGATGGGGGAAAAGTGGTCATGGATGACCAACTCTTTCGTCGGTATTGGGGGGAGTCTGACGCAACCGTCTTTGCGGTGTATCTCAAGGCCGGTCTGGCGCTTCCGGTCGTGCGACGTGAGATTGAACAGGTGTTAAAAAATGAGGTCCCCATCGTCACAATCAGTAATGGAGAATTGAAAACCGAGATTCTTGAAATTTTTGACCGGACGTTTCGCGTCACCTATGTGTTGGAGTTGATTGCCCTGAGCGTGGCGGTGCTGGGGATTATCAATACCCTCATGACGGCCATCACCGAACGCCGTCGGGAACTGGCCACGCTACGCGCGTTAGGGGTGAGTCGTCCGCAGATTCAAGGCCTGATCTTCTGGGAATCCTTTTATGTGGCCGGATTGGGTGCCGGCTTAGGCATTCTGGTGGGATTGGCGTTGTCGGTGTTGTTGATCAACGTCATTAATAAGCAATCATTTGGCTGGACCATTCAGTTCACCCTGCCATGGGAAACATTGGGGATGGCGTTACTTGTGGCGCTGTTGGCCGCATTGCTGGGGGCGTGGGGTCCAGCCAGGTGGGCCGGTCGTCAGGTCATCGCTGAAGATTTGAGATATGAATGA
- a CDS encoding dihydroorotate oxidase yields MDLSTVIAGVSFPFGVMNASGALCVTPEELEALGMSHAGAIVTKSMTPLAREGNPQPRYVAFDGGSINSMGLPNLGFPVYAKLIPELKRFGKPVIASLAGLHPDDFLEGAKALEIARPDLVEVNLSCPNIPGKPQIGYDFEETERLLTEIRALLTVPFGVKLPPYFDPIHHQKIAEVLQRSGVAFVTVINSVGNTLVVDPEKETVVIKPKGGFGGLGGRIIKPVALANVRAFWKIWGDQIPIIGTGGVEHGVDVFEHVLCGASAVQIGTVLVERGCEVFARLEGEIADCLKRKGYPSLMACRGKLREMD; encoded by the coding sequence ATGGATCTTTCAACAGTAATTGCCGGTGTGTCGTTTCCATTTGGAGTGATGAACGCGTCGGGAGCCTTGTGCGTGACGCCGGAAGAGCTGGAGGCCCTGGGCATGTCCCATGCCGGTGCGATTGTGACCAAATCGATGACGCCGCTAGCCCGTGAGGGAAATCCTCAACCGAGGTATGTGGCCTTTGACGGCGGCTCGATCAATTCGATGGGCCTTCCCAATTTAGGATTTCCCGTCTACGCGAAACTCATTCCAGAGTTGAAGCGGTTTGGGAAACCCGTCATCGCCAGTCTGGCGGGTCTTCATCCCGATGATTTTCTAGAAGGCGCCAAGGCCTTGGAGATCGCCCGACCGGATTTGGTGGAAGTGAATTTGTCGTGTCCCAATATTCCCGGGAAGCCACAGATCGGCTATGACTTTGAGGAAACGGAACGGTTGTTAACAGAAATTCGTGCGCTGCTGACGGTGCCGTTCGGAGTGAAACTCCCGCCCTACTTTGATCCTATCCATCATCAGAAAATTGCCGAGGTGCTTCAGCGAAGTGGAGTGGCCTTTGTGACGGTTATCAATTCAGTGGGCAATACCCTGGTGGTCGATCCGGAAAAAGAAACGGTGGTGATTAAGCCCAAGGGTGGATTTGGTGGGTTAGGTGGTAGGATAATCAAGCCTGTGGCCCTGGCCAATGTTCGCGCGTTTTGGAAGATCTGGGGCGATCAGATTCCTATTATTGGCACAGGTGGGGTGGAACACGGCGTGGATGTGTTCGAGCATGTGTTGTGTGGCGCCTCGGCGGTTCAGATAGGCACCGTGCTGGTTGAGAGAGGTTGTGAGGTGTTTGCAAGGCTCGAAGGGGAGATTGCCGATTGCCTGAAGCGAAAAGGTTATCCGTCATTGATGGCGTGTCGAGGGAAATTACGGGAGATGGATTGA
- the rsfS gene encoding ribosome silencing factor, translating into MARLTHPKPSPTLEQAVFIAQAAQEKQAGEVLVLDVGAMTSIADYFVFASGDSERQVRGIASFIEKVMATRYELGPDIEGKETANWILLDYGDIIIHIFKSDVRKYYALESMWADAPQITIPESRKPFPQVAQAPKAPGKVARLS; encoded by the coding sequence ATGGCCCGTCTAACCCACCCGAAACCATCTCCTACCCTCGAACAGGCGGTCTTCATCGCTCAAGCGGCTCAAGAAAAGCAAGCAGGAGAGGTGTTGGTGCTTGATGTAGGAGCAATGACGTCAATAGCAGACTATTTCGTCTTTGCCTCAGGGGATTCCGAACGCCAGGTGCGAGGGATTGCCTCCTTCATTGAAAAGGTCATGGCCACACGGTATGAATTAGGTCCGGATATTGAAGGAAAAGAAACGGCCAATTGGATATTACTCGACTATGGAGACATCATCATCCATATATTTAAATCAGACGTCCGGAAGTATTATGCCTTAGAAAGTATGTGGGCGGACGCTCCACAAATTACTATTCCTGAAAGCCGTAAACCTTTTCCACAGGTCGCACAAGCGCCAAAAGCACCAGGAAAGGTCGCCAGGCTTTCATAA